The Paraburkholderia sp. SOS3 genome includes a region encoding these proteins:
- a CDS encoding epoxide hydrolase family protein, whose product MSNDTFPSVPSRRRFLGVAAAAVAAGTLSTLAFADTNQAIVEVAQAEGGDKTALRRLRVHAPQAQLTDLRRRIKATKWPERETVTDASQGVQLATMQSLARYWSTGYDWRKVEARLNALPQFVTQIDGLDIHFIHVRSKHENALPMIVTHGWPGSIIEQMKIIDPLTNPTAHGGSASDAFDLVIPSLPGYGFSGKPAQTGWDPARIARAWVALMKRLGYTRYVAQGGDWGNAVTEQMALIAPPGLLAIHTNMPATVPDNIAQALKYGNPPPAGLAPDEQHAFDQLAYFYKHGLGYAQEMANRPQTLYGIEDSPIGLAAWMIDHDAASQALIARVFAGQTEGLSRDDILDNITLYWLTNTGVSSARLYWENRLDFFAPKHVAIPVAVSVFPDEIYAAPRSWTENAYPRLIHYNRLPKGGHFAAWEQPVEFTAEVRDSFRSFREA is encoded by the coding sequence ATGTCTAACGATACTTTTCCCTCGGTCCCGTCCCGCCGTCGCTTTCTCGGTGTGGCGGCGGCAGCGGTCGCAGCAGGTACCTTGAGCACGCTCGCGTTTGCCGATACGAATCAGGCGATCGTCGAAGTTGCACAAGCGGAAGGCGGCGACAAAACCGCACTGCGTCGTCTGCGCGTGCACGCGCCGCAAGCTCAACTGACCGATTTGCGCAGACGCATCAAGGCGACGAAATGGCCTGAACGCGAAACGGTCACCGATGCATCGCAAGGCGTTCAGCTCGCGACCATGCAAAGCCTCGCGCGTTACTGGAGCACGGGTTACGACTGGCGCAAGGTCGAGGCGAGATTGAACGCGTTACCGCAATTCGTCACGCAGATCGACGGGCTCGACATCCATTTCATCCACGTGCGCTCGAAACACGAAAACGCGCTGCCGATGATCGTTACGCACGGCTGGCCCGGTTCGATCATCGAGCAGATGAAGATCATCGATCCGCTGACGAACCCGACCGCGCATGGCGGCAGTGCGTCGGACGCGTTCGATCTGGTGATCCCATCGCTGCCCGGCTACGGTTTTTCAGGCAAACCGGCGCAGACCGGCTGGGATCCGGCTCGCATTGCACGCGCGTGGGTTGCGCTGATGAAGCGTCTTGGCTATACGCGCTATGTCGCGCAGGGTGGCGATTGGGGCAATGCGGTGACCGAGCAGATGGCGCTTATCGCGCCGCCGGGTTTGCTCGCCATTCACACGAACATGCCCGCCACCGTGCCGGACAACATTGCGCAGGCGCTCAAATACGGCAACCCGCCGCCGGCCGGTCTTGCCCCCGACGAACAGCATGCGTTCGACCAGCTCGCGTACTTCTACAAGCACGGCCTTGGTTACGCGCAGGAAATGGCGAATCGGCCACAAACCTTGTATGGGATCGAAGATTCGCCGATCGGTCTTGCAGCGTGGATGATCGATCACGACGCAGCCAGTCAGGCACTGATTGCGCGTGTATTCGCAGGCCAGACAGAGGGTCTGTCGCGCGACGACATTCTCGACAACATTACACTGTACTGGTTGACGAATACGGGCGTTTCATCGGCGCGGCTGTATTGGGAAAACAGACTCGACTTCTTTGCGCCAAAGCATGTTGCCATTCCGGTTGCCGTCAGCGTGTTTCCCGATGAAATCTATGCGGCGCCGCGCAGCTGGACCGAAAATGCGTACCCGAGGCTGATTCACTATAACCGTCTCCCAAAAGGCGGACACTTTGCCGCCTGGGAACAGCCGGTGGAATTCACGGCTGAAGTTCGCGATAGCTTTCGTTCGTTCCGCGAGGCGTGA
- a CDS encoding Gfo/Idh/MocA family protein — protein sequence MAKDEIVWGVLGAANINDKVVVPMHKAPKCRVKGIASRDPQKAKSAAAKYGLAVAYDSYEALLADPEVDAVYIPLPNHVHVEWTIKAVEAGKHVLCEKPIGLDAAQAGRLIAARDKSGKYIQEAFMVRTHPQWLKVRALIEEGVIGELRAISGGFTYSNTNPNDIRNQAAIGGGGLLDIGCYPITTSRFVIRREPRRVVAMLERDPNFKTDRLGSVMMDFDGVQASFFYSTQIHGYQRMQFHGTQGRIEVEIPFNAPNDRPTRLLVSECASDGTANERWLEIPVCDQYGVAATVFAEAILSGGQQAIPLEDTRANMRVIDAVFRSAQTGAWESIA from the coding sequence ATGGCAAAAGATGAGATTGTCTGGGGAGTCCTCGGCGCAGCGAATATCAACGACAAAGTCGTCGTGCCGATGCACAAGGCGCCTAAATGCCGCGTAAAAGGCATTGCGTCGCGCGATCCGCAGAAAGCGAAAAGCGCTGCGGCGAAATATGGTCTCGCCGTCGCGTATGACAGTTATGAGGCGCTCCTCGCCGACCCGGAAGTCGACGCAGTCTACATTCCGTTGCCCAATCACGTGCACGTCGAATGGACGATCAAGGCCGTCGAGGCGGGCAAGCATGTGCTGTGCGAAAAGCCGATCGGACTCGACGCGGCTCAAGCCGGGCGGCTGATCGCCGCTCGCGATAAAAGCGGGAAGTACATCCAGGAAGCGTTTATGGTTCGCACGCATCCACAATGGCTGAAAGTGCGCGCATTGATCGAAGAGGGCGTGATCGGCGAACTGCGAGCCATATCGGGTGGCTTCACTTACAGCAATACGAACCCGAACGACATTCGCAACCAGGCCGCCATCGGCGGCGGTGGCCTGCTCGATATCGGCTGTTACCCGATCACCACGTCTCGCTTCGTCATACGGCGTGAGCCGCGGCGCGTGGTGGCAATGCTCGAGCGCGACCCGAACTTCAAGACCGATCGTCTCGGCTCGGTGATGATGGATTTCGACGGCGTGCAGGCGAGCTTTTTCTATTCGACGCAAATCCACGGCTATCAGCGCATGCAGTTTCACGGCACGCAAGGGCGCATCGAAGTCGAAATCCCGTTCAACGCGCCGAACGACAGACCGACGCGCCTGCTAGTCAGCGAGTGCGCGAGCGATGGAACCGCGAACGAGCGTTGGCTCGAGATTCCGGTGTGCGATCAATATGGCGTGGCCGCCACGGTATTTGCAGAAGCGATCTTGAGCGGCGGCCAGCAGGCTATCCCGCTCGAAGACACACGCGCGAATATGCGTGTGATCGATGCGGTGTTCCGCTCGGCTCAAACGGGCGCATGGGAAAGCATCGCGTAA
- a CDS encoding nickel/cobalt transporter, whose amino-acid sequence MLTFNRSMLRVLLALWIAAAAGFGPIAPANAASSRVDVFGRPVEAASAPAHADHARASGASGASGATSTSRPAEPASAFVLPDFVRKVLVSSIVWQGRLNARMADATEALRRSSAPFTWLTLIGLAFAYGVLHAVGPGHGKLVVGTYLGSRKTRAVEAVLLAVWTAAVQAMSAIVLVFGAAWFAKEGMSNVLSNAASLDIASCVLLCVAGGWTIYTTLAQRDCCDDIGTVKLVPDERSMAQPASRDEPAYLGRKLQLHARSSARVSRSARSKLATPSQILATGFASGVRPCVGSIFVLIAAIAAHTPFVGIAATFAIGAGVALTVTVFGLGAVGANRLISARGIRIRSKMKTARRVFAIMGALVIVLFGAVQAALILTGYLQPAIT is encoded by the coding sequence ATGCTGACATTCAATCGATCGATGCTGCGTGTTCTGCTGGCGTTATGGATTGCCGCCGCTGCAGGCTTCGGCCCGATTGCGCCGGCAAACGCGGCTTCTTCGCGCGTCGATGTATTTGGCCGCCCTGTCGAGGCGGCGTCGGCGCCTGCGCATGCGGACCATGCACGCGCATCGGGTGCATCGGGTGCATCGGGTGCAACGAGCACATCGCGCCCAGCGGAGCCGGCAAGCGCGTTCGTATTGCCCGACTTCGTTCGCAAAGTGCTGGTCTCCTCGATCGTCTGGCAGGGCAGACTCAACGCGCGAATGGCCGATGCCACCGAAGCGTTGCGTCGCTCGTCCGCGCCCTTCACATGGCTCACATTGATCGGCCTTGCATTCGCCTATGGTGTCTTGCATGCGGTCGGACCGGGGCACGGCAAGCTCGTCGTCGGCACGTATCTCGGTTCGCGCAAAACGCGCGCCGTCGAAGCCGTTTTACTTGCCGTATGGACGGCGGCCGTGCAGGCGATGAGCGCGATCGTGCTGGTGTTCGGCGCCGCATGGTTTGCCAAAGAGGGGATGTCGAACGTGCTGTCGAACGCGGCTTCGCTCGATATCGCGAGTTGCGTGCTGCTTTGCGTGGCAGGCGGCTGGACGATCTACACCACGCTTGCGCAACGCGACTGCTGCGACGATATCGGGACGGTGAAGCTTGTGCCAGACGAGCGATCTATGGCGCAGCCTGCGTCGCGCGACGAACCGGCATATCTCGGTCGAAAGCTACAGCTTCATGCGCGAAGCTCCGCGCGTGTCAGCAGGTCCGCACGCTCGAAGCTTGCCACCCCATCGCAAATCCTCGCGACAGGATTCGCATCGGGCGTGCGGCCATGCGTCGGTTCGATCTTCGTTCTGATCGCGGCGATCGCCGCCCACACACCGTTTGTCGGGATCGCGGCAACCTTCGCGATCGGCGCCGGGGTCGCGCTGACGGTTACGGTATTCGGTCTCGGCGCGGTCGGCGCGAACCGGCTGATCAGCGCGCGTGGCATTCGCATTCGTTCGAAAATGAAAACGGCGCGGCGTGTATTTGCCATAATGGGCGCACTCGTTATCGTGCTATTCGGTGCCGTGCAGGCGGCGCTGATCCTCACGGGCTATCTCCAACCCGCCATCACGTAG
- a CDS encoding PepSY-associated TM helix domain-containing protein, with protein sequence MRRLRDLWLSMHRCFALSLGWMLGMMGLTGALLVVAPPLDEQLHPQLFKVALHDSSGVQRRAALPLEAIRSALAAEFGNKAVLSFLPPRKANDSLSVIVRGAWNGTVYLDPYSGTELGRRGENEGVVNFLFRLHSSLFMDDIGRSVLAIVALCYLLLLVTGLILWWPRGVQSGWRIELHRGLVRSLFDLHRVSGATFGVLIAISIATGAYMAWQPLRGFVTTLNGEMPMRPPALPSASRVAPGARLPLDASVDAARAAFPQGRVYLVQVPAKADRPVHVRLHLPDDPHPNGRTLIWVDPVTGEVLAAHRWNRLDVGARAVAVVYPLHTGVLGGPLLEAVVMVNGATLAGMAVTGWWLWWRRRKTRSARNVLRQKDGRDAR encoded by the coding sequence ATGCGGCGACTGCGTGACCTTTGGCTCAGCATGCACCGATGCTTCGCCCTAAGCCTCGGCTGGATGCTGGGCATGATGGGGCTGACCGGCGCATTGCTTGTCGTCGCACCGCCACTCGACGAACAGTTGCATCCGCAACTGTTCAAGGTCGCGCTGCACGATAGTTCCGGTGTCCAACGTCGCGCGGCTTTACCGCTCGAAGCGATACGGTCCGCGCTCGCCGCCGAGTTCGGCAATAAAGCAGTTTTGTCGTTTTTGCCGCCACGCAAAGCGAACGATAGCCTGTCGGTGATCGTGCGCGGTGCGTGGAACGGCACCGTTTATCTCGATCCGTATAGCGGCACCGAACTCGGCCGGCGCGGCGAAAACGAAGGCGTCGTCAACTTTCTGTTCAGGCTGCACAGTTCGCTGTTCATGGACGACATCGGCCGCTCGGTGCTTGCGATCGTAGCGCTGTGTTATCTGCTGTTGCTCGTAACAGGTCTGATCTTGTGGTGGCCGCGCGGCGTGCAGTCCGGATGGCGCATCGAGTTGCACAGGGGGCTGGTGCGCAGCCTCTTCGATTTGCATCGCGTGAGCGGCGCGACGTTTGGCGTGCTGATTGCGATTTCGATCGCGACCGGTGCGTATATGGCCTGGCAGCCGCTGCGGGGTTTTGTCACGACGCTGAACGGCGAAATGCCGATGCGCCCGCCCGCGCTGCCTTCAGCGTCACGCGTCGCCCCTGGCGCGCGGCTTCCGCTCGATGCAAGCGTCGATGCGGCGCGCGCGGCGTTTCCGCAAGGCCGCGTTTATCTCGTCCAGGTGCCCGCTAAAGCAGATCGACCCGTGCACGTGCGGCTGCATCTTCCCGACGATCCGCATCCGAACGGGCGCACGTTGATCTGGGTAGATCCCGTTACGGGCGAGGTTCTCGCGGCGCATCGATGGAACAGGCTCGATGTCGGCGCACGCGCGGTGGCAGTCGTTTATCCACTGCATACCGGTGTGCTCGGCGGACCTCTGCTCGAGGCAGTCGTCATGGTGAATGGTGCCACGCTCGCGGGGATGGCCGTGACCGGATGGTGGCTTTGGTGGCGCAGGCGCAAGACGCGTAGCGCGCGAAACGTATTGCGACAAAAAGATGGACGCGATGCGCGTTGA
- a CDS encoding TonB-dependent receptor family protein, whose product MALAGLRCAPIGKLTPYAAAAAIMIFSMPDSAFAVETASQEEAARVKDDKSTVLDPISISGDWLGSGLQNSVKTFAGARDIVDRKEIEQSGATSIGDVMRRIPGVQATDNSGTAGSSISLNIGVRGLTGRYTPRSTVLLDGIPLAFAPYGQPQLSFAPVSLGNIESIDVVRSGGSVRYGPQNVGGVINFETRAIPNKAGLTADASVRENVYTEGGGANTQYSTFLGTQLDNGLGVALLYSGQQGRDWREGSNDWFNDLQLKYRYELTPTSEIYGKFSYYDVKSRTPGGLTVAQFDQNPFQNTRPTDYWQGDRKAFDIGYLNTISSTQEFEVRTFYNESYRNSVLINSASTQLQHQPRNYSVFGIEPRFTQRFRLGPTTHDVTVGYRYVRERGDDSSFSQSIATGLNGPTTKFDNSTDASAVYIDDRIAYERWRITPGIRFEHIESSRIEDATNRSFDNNNNRGLPAISVAYLLTPALTLFTDYDTSFGPVQNLQLNSLSATNPLQPEVAKTYEVGARWSSRNLHAEVTAFNLHFDNQIEQIAGTQPPLFQNVGETRHQGVETAIDYQFDEDSVLRGLDAYANFTYTKAIQLQGVNAGKDVPFYSRITDTMGLRYTLNAWTFNVSTTHQSSQYSDAANTVAETPDARIGRVPGFRVWDLQADWKIPNWKGSDIAVGINNVADKRYYTRNVDGNAGRMVGAPRMVYVQGHFVY is encoded by the coding sequence ATGGCTTTAGCAGGATTACGCTGTGCACCGATCGGCAAACTGACTCCTTATGCGGCAGCCGCCGCCATCATGATTTTTTCGATGCCGGACAGCGCCTTCGCGGTCGAAACCGCCTCGCAGGAAGAGGCCGCCCGCGTCAAAGACGACAAATCGACCGTGCTCGACCCGATCTCGATATCGGGCGACTGGCTCGGTTCCGGACTGCAGAACAGCGTAAAAACATTTGCGGGCGCGCGCGACATCGTTGACAGGAAAGAGATCGAGCAGAGCGGCGCAACCAGCATCGGCGACGTGATGCGGCGCATTCCGGGCGTGCAGGCGACCGACAATTCCGGCACGGCGGGCAGTTCGATTTCGCTGAATATCGGCGTGCGCGGCCTGACCGGACGCTATACACCGCGCTCGACGGTGCTGCTCGACGGCATTCCGCTTGCATTTGCACCTTACGGCCAGCCGCAGCTGTCGTTTGCGCCGGTGAGCCTGGGCAATATCGAATCGATCGATGTCGTGCGCAGCGGCGGCTCGGTGCGCTATGGTCCGCAAAACGTCGGCGGCGTGATCAACTTCGAGACGCGCGCGATTCCGAACAAAGCCGGTTTGACCGCCGATGCCTCGGTGCGCGAGAACGTCTACACCGAAGGCGGCGGCGCCAACACGCAATACAGTACGTTCCTCGGCACGCAACTCGATAACGGCCTCGGCGTCGCGCTGCTCTACTCGGGCCAGCAAGGCCGCGACTGGCGCGAAGGCAGCAACGACTGGTTCAACGACTTGCAGCTCAAGTACCGCTACGAACTGACGCCGACGTCCGAGATCTACGGCAAATTCTCATACTACGACGTGAAGTCGCGCACACCGGGCGGACTGACTGTCGCGCAATTCGACCAGAACCCGTTCCAGAACACGCGGCCCACCGACTACTGGCAAGGCGACCGCAAAGCGTTCGATATCGGCTATCTGAACACGATCTCGTCAACGCAGGAATTCGAAGTCCGAACCTTCTACAACGAGAGCTACCGCAACAGCGTGCTGATCAACTCGGCCAGCACGCAACTGCAACACCAGCCGCGCAATTACTCGGTGTTCGGCATCGAGCCGCGCTTCACGCAGCGTTTCCGGCTCGGGCCGACGACCCATGACGTGACGGTCGGCTATCGCTACGTGCGCGAACGCGGCGACGATTCGAGCTTCAGCCAGTCGATCGCAACCGGTCTGAACGGACCGACCACGAAGTTCGACAATTCGACCGATGCGAGCGCTGTTTATATCGACGATCGCATTGCTTACGAGCGCTGGCGCATCACACCGGGCATCCGGTTCGAACATATCGAATCGTCGCGTATCGAGGACGCGACCAATCGGTCCTTCGACAACAATAACAACCGGGGGCTACCGGCGATCAGCGTCGCATATCTGCTGACGCCGGCGCTGACGCTATTCACGGATTACGACACGTCGTTCGGGCCAGTGCAGAATCTGCAGCTTAATTCGCTATCGGCGACGAACCCGCTGCAGCCGGAAGTAGCGAAAACCTATGAAGTCGGCGCGCGCTGGTCGAGCCGCAATCTGCATGCGGAAGTGACCGCGTTCAACCTGCACTTCGACAACCAGATCGAACAGATTGCGGGCACGCAGCCGCCGCTGTTCCAGAACGTCGGCGAGACGCGCCACCAGGGCGTCGAAACGGCGATCGACTACCAGTTCGACGAAGACAGCGTGCTGCGCGGACTCGATGCTTACGCGAATTTCACGTACACGAAGGCCATTCAGTTGCAGGGCGTCAATGCGGGCAAGGACGTGCCGTTCTACTCGCGCATCACCGATACGATGGGTTTGCGATACACCCTGAATGCGTGGACCTTCAACGTGTCGACGACGCACCAGAGTTCGCAGTATTCCGACGCGGCCAATACGGTGGCCGAAACGCCAGATGCACGCATTGGACGCGTGCCGGGTTTCCGCGTCTGGGACCTGCAGGCCGACTGGAAGATTCCGAACTGGAAAGGTAGCGACATCGCCGTGGGCATCAATAACGTCGCCGACAAGCGGTATTACACGCGCAATGTCGACGGCAACGCCGGGCGTATGGTCGGCGCGCCGCGGATGGTTTATGTGCAAGGCCACTTCGTTTACTGA
- a CDS encoding tetratricopeptide repeat protein codes for MSYFGIGLHVIIAIGFAIHAVHTRQNIYWLFILFAFPLLGSVVYFFAVCLPGMRQSRSGYAASRAISQLVDPDRALREARADFDRAPTVQHRMRLGAALLEAGRAGEALEQYQTAANGPFADDPGLLLGLAQAQFAVGQPSAADETLTRLFKANPQARNQSEPALLYARTLDALGAPGTRAAYEAALKCASDAAPRCLFADWLVRQGDQADRESARSLYADIVQDAKYWPRHAKDHNREWLQRAQSALASMPARG; via the coding sequence ATGTCCTATTTCGGAATCGGTCTTCACGTCATTATCGCGATCGGCTTTGCGATCCACGCCGTCCACACACGGCAGAATATTTACTGGCTTTTTATTCTTTTCGCGTTTCCGCTGCTTGGCAGTGTCGTCTATTTCTTCGCCGTATGCCTGCCGGGTATGCGGCAGTCGCGCAGCGGCTATGCGGCGTCGCGGGCGATCTCGCAGCTGGTCGACCCCGATCGCGCATTGCGCGAGGCGCGCGCCGATTTCGATCGTGCGCCCACGGTGCAGCATAGAATGCGCCTCGGTGCGGCCTTGCTCGAAGCCGGGCGCGCCGGCGAAGCGCTCGAACAGTATCAGACGGCCGCCAACGGCCCGTTTGCCGACGATCCGGGACTATTGCTCGGCCTCGCGCAGGCGCAGTTCGCGGTGGGCCAGCCTTCGGCCGCGGACGAAACGCTGACGCGCCTGTTCAAGGCCAACCCGCAGGCGCGCAATCAAAGCGAGCCGGCTCTGCTTTACGCGCGCACGCTCGATGCGCTTGGCGCGCCCGGTACGCGTGCGGCTTACGAGGCGGCGCTCAAGTGCGCGAGCGACGCGGCGCCGCGGTGTCTGTTCGCTGACTGGCTCGTCAGGCAGGGCGATCAGGCGGACCGGGAAAGCGCGCGCAGCCTGTATGCCGATATCGTGCAGGACGCGAAATACTGGCCGCGTCACGCGAAAGATCACAATCGCGAATGGCTGCAGCGGGCGCAGTCCGCGTTGGCGTCGATGCCGGCGCGGGGCTGA
- a CDS encoding YbhB/YbcL family Raf kinase inhibitor-like protein gives MRSAHTLQSTVFISSVLAMTMTSGVAHAEPFTVKVDNLDHGRFSNEQVYGGFGCHGDNVSPPISWSRPPANAKSIVVTIYDPDAPTGGLGWTHWEVVNIPASQSSLEKGASGNAALLPMGAVETLTDFGESKYGGPCPPKGTSHRYIVTVSALDVPHVDVGKKSSPALVAYQMHGKVIAQARYVAKYRRAAN, from the coding sequence ATGCGATCGGCGCACACGCTACAGAGCACAGTCTTTATCTCGTCAGTTCTCGCGATGACGATGACCTCGGGCGTCGCTCACGCCGAGCCATTCACGGTGAAGGTGGACAATCTCGATCACGGACGCTTCTCTAACGAGCAGGTGTACGGCGGATTCGGTTGCCACGGCGATAACGTGTCGCCGCCTATTTCGTGGAGTCGTCCTCCGGCGAACGCAAAGAGTATTGTCGTGACGATCTACGACCCCGATGCGCCGACGGGCGGCTTAGGCTGGACGCATTGGGAGGTCGTCAATATACCGGCGTCGCAATCGTCGCTCGAAAAGGGCGCGTCGGGCAATGCGGCGCTGCTGCCGATGGGCGCCGTCGAAACATTGACCGACTTCGGCGAATCGAAATACGGCGGACCATGCCCGCCTAAAGGAACGTCGCATCGATACATCGTGACCGTGTCGGCGCTCGACGTTCCGCATGTCGACGTCGGGAAGAAGTCGAGCCCGGCGCTCGTCGCCTATCAGATGCACGGGAAGGTGATCGCGCAGGCGCGGTACGTGGCGAAGTATCGCCGCGCAGCCAATTGA
- the solA gene encoding N-methyl-L-tryptophan oxidase, giving the protein MQNTNTAHLAFDTLIVGAGSMGIAAGYYLSKAGNRVLMIDAGNPPHDTGAHHGSTRLIRHAYGEGVAYVPLALHAQQLWHELEQQARTAIFARTGVTNIGLASDPFLQKVQQSATQYGLHLETHSGTEASKRWPAWQLSAAQVVCFEPDAGVLFCERAISSYRELATALGATLLPDTRVARIDVHGQSSVSVVTDKGERFSGRDLVVCAGRRTRQLLAPLGVDLPVTRVRKCFAWFESGHKVFTPDVFAGFIAESAVGHFYGFPDLDGSGLKIGRHDAGQPVSADAPLAPFGDEASDLADLQSFLQLHLPAAGKLRTGKVCEYDMTPDADFIIDRIPACPNVHVATGFSGHGFKFASAIGEALAEGILHGESRIDLSMFSCERFNVG; this is encoded by the coding sequence ATGCAGAACACAAACACGGCACACCTCGCGTTCGACACCCTCATCGTCGGCGCAGGATCGATGGGCATCGCTGCGGGCTACTACCTAAGCAAAGCCGGAAACAGGGTGCTGATGATCGACGCCGGCAATCCGCCTCACGATACGGGCGCACATCATGGAAGCACACGCCTTATCCGTCATGCGTACGGGGAAGGCGTGGCTTACGTGCCGCTCGCATTGCACGCGCAGCAGCTTTGGCACGAGCTGGAACAGCAGGCGCGCACGGCCATCTTCGCGCGCACTGGTGTCACGAACATCGGCTTGGCCAGCGACCCGTTTCTGCAAAAGGTTCAGCAAAGTGCGACGCAGTACGGCTTGCATCTGGAAACGCACAGCGGCACCGAGGCGAGCAAACGCTGGCCGGCGTGGCAGCTTTCGGCTGCCCAAGTGGTGTGCTTCGAGCCCGATGCGGGCGTGCTGTTTTGCGAGCGTGCAATCAGCAGCTATCGCGAACTCGCAACTGCGCTCGGTGCAACGCTGCTACCAGACACGCGCGTCGCGCGCATCGACGTGCACGGTCAGAGCAGCGTCAGCGTCGTGACCGACAAAGGCGAGCGGTTCAGCGGACGTGATCTCGTCGTATGTGCCGGTAGGCGGACCCGTCAGTTGCTTGCGCCTTTAGGCGTCGATCTTCCCGTTACGCGCGTTCGCAAGTGCTTCGCGTGGTTTGAATCGGGGCACAAGGTGTTTACGCCCGACGTGTTTGCAGGCTTTATCGCCGAGTCGGCTGTGGGCCACTTCTATGGTTTCCCCGATCTGGACGGCAGCGGCCTGAAGATCGGCCGTCACGACGCAGGCCAACCGGTCTCCGCGGACGCGCCGCTCGCGCCGTTCGGTGACGAAGCATCGGATCTGGCCGACCTGCAGAGTTTCCTGCAATTGCATTTGCCGGCCGCGGGCAAGCTGCGCACCGGCAAAGTCTGCGAATACGACATGACACCCGATGCCGATTTCATTATCGACCGGATACCTGCTTGCCCCAATGTGCACGTTGCAACGGGCTTTTCAGGACATGGATTCAAATTCGCCAGCGCGATCGGCGAAGCATTGGCCGAAGGCATCCTGCACGGCGAGAGCCGCATCGATCTTTCGATGTTCTCATGCGAGCGCTTTAACGTGGGTTAA
- a CDS encoding SDR family oxidoreductase produces the protein MKIVVIGGTGLIGSKVVAILREGGHEVVAASPRNGIDTITGEGLKQALAGAQVVVDLANSPSFEDKAVLDFFETSGRNLLAAESEAGVKHHVALSIVGIERTPENGYFRAKVAQEKLIERSGIHYTIVRSTQFLEFLGGIADSAMEGGKVRVSPGLFQPIASDDVAAIVADVAVAQPVDSIVDIGGPERAPFNEIIARYLKAVGDPREVVRDPDARYFGGLVDDQSLVPLGEARLGKIGFDEWLRRSRAKN, from the coding sequence ATGAAAATCGTCGTTATCGGCGGCACCGGGCTGATCGGCTCGAAGGTCGTCGCGATTCTGCGCGAAGGCGGTCATGAGGTTGTCGCGGCGTCACCGAGAAACGGTATCGATACGATCACGGGCGAAGGCCTGAAACAGGCGCTGGCCGGCGCACAAGTCGTGGTCGATCTTGCCAATTCGCCATCCTTTGAAGACAAGGCCGTGCTCGATTTCTTCGAGACGTCGGGCCGCAATCTGCTCGCGGCGGAGAGCGAGGCCGGCGTAAAGCACCACGTCGCGCTCTCGATCGTCGGCATCGAACGGACGCCCGAGAACGGCTATTTCCGGGCAAAGGTCGCGCAGGAGAAATTGATCGAGCGCTCGGGCATCCACTACACGATTGTCCGGTCGACCCAGTTCTTGGAGTTTCTCGGCGGTATCGCCGATAGCGCCATGGAAGGAGGCAAAGTCAGGGTTTCGCCAGGCCTGTTCCAGCCGATCGCATCGGACGACGTTGCCGCGATCGTTGCGGACGTGGCGGTGGCGCAGCCTGTAGATAGCATCGTCGATATCGGCGGCCCAGAACGTGCGCCGTTCAATGAAATCATCGCGCGGTATCTGAAAGCCGTAGGCGATCCGCGCGAAGTCGTGCGCGACCCCGACGCGCGTTATTTCGGTGGGCTCGTCGACGACCAATCGCTTGTGCCTTTAGGCGAAGCCCGCCTTGGAAAGATCGGCTTCGACGAGTGGCTCAGGCGTTCCCGCGCGAAAAACTGA